The Blastocatellia bacterium DNA segment TTCTACTTCTCCGGTTTGCATTAGGTTGATGCCTGTTAGTAAAACCCGATAAAGATAAAGCAAGGTTTTAACACGAGGTTCTTTTTCAAACATTCTCCATTCAGTTTCAGCAAAACCAAAATAATGATGACTATGGTAGCGAGTAATACAGCCTTTTGCGATTTCCTTTAATTCTTTGTGTGCTTCGTTGGTATGCAAAATTAAAGGTGAGTAAAGTTGCTCTAACACATAGCCATTTTTCTTTAGTAACAAAAGAAAAAATTTTTTTACGTCATGAGTTACTAAATCAATTTCTAAACCATCTCTAACTTCCGAAATTTCAATAGTTTCTCTAGGTTGTTCTAAATCTATTACTTCTTTAACAGGTAAAATATGAACCCCTCTTAAATCATAATCAGAATCAGGAGAAGGAAAGCCATATAAATGCGCACCACTAACAGTAGCAAATAGCAATGGATATGGTTGTTCAGCAACTACCTGATAAATTTTGCTATCCCATTGCATAAGTTATAAACCTCTTAAATATACTTAATTTTACTTAGCTGACATAACAAAAACTTCATTCCAATAAGATCCACCAAACCCCGTAGCTAAAGCACGACGTACACCATCAACTTGGCGTTTATCGGCTCGGCCCTGTATTTGAAGGGCTGCTTCAGCAACACGAATTAAAGCAGTTGCTCCAATTGGATTAGTAGAAACTACCCCTCCAGATGGGTTAACAGGTAGTCTTCCACCCATTGCCGTTACTCCTTCTTCTACCAGGTAACGACCTTTGCCCATTTCACATAGCTGTAAATATTCAAGCCAAGAAACTTGGGTATAGCTAGCTGGGTCATAAAGTTCTATAACATCTAATTCTTCTAAAGGTTTAGTTATACCTGCAATACGATAAGCTTCAATTGCAGCAGCTTCTAGAGTGCTATCTTTGCTAAAGAAAATGTCTCCAATCCAAGCATGGTTATGACGAGAAACTACAGCATCAATCCAAGCAGGCTGAGAACATAAATCTTTTGCTCGTTTTTCTGATGCCATAATTACTGCACAAGCCCCATCAGAGGCAGGACACATATGCAAATAGCGAATCGGATAAGCTATATAAGGTGTTTCTTTAACTTGTTCTACAGTTAAATCAAGTTTTAAGTGGGAATGAGGATTATTTCTAGCGTTTTGACGAGCGCGAACAGCTACAAGGTCAAAGACTTCTTCTGGAACGTTGTAAG contains these protein-coding regions:
- a CDS encoding nucleotidyltransferase domain-containing protein is translated as MQWDSKIYQVVAEQPYPLLFATVSGAHLYGFPSPDSDYDLRGVHILPVKEVIDLEQPRETIEISEVRDGLEIDLVTHDVKKFFLLLLKKNGYVLEQLYSPLILHTNEAHKELKEIAKGCITRYHSHHYFGFAETEWRMFEKEPRVKTLLYLYRVLLTGINLMQTGEVEANLIKLNEKFNLPEINDLIEVKTSGKEKSILSESNLEFHRQQYQYLRAELKIAEEKSHLPETSSSRTALNDLLVRLRMANL